The following proteins are co-located in the Pelagicoccus sp. SDUM812003 genome:
- a CDS encoding LamG domain-containing protein, whose amino-acid sequence MKLAFPSPEFDDAVASVCHGEADEALCRALNELLRNDASALDEYILRTELHSRLGSDEDLFVPANQLASEETESEELRFRERGDLDSDASPKRQLWWAWGVVAALLALAALGVWQSGIREQAPVSQVGSQAVAMLDRTVRARWADAEKHPVAGDPLEPGWLTLESGLAQIVFYKGARLIVEGPAEINLLAPNHVSVRKGKITADIPSQSSGFRIDGPHASVDAAVANVGFEAEGSGTAVHVFSGQAAVRPGNASAEESVESGIGILVTETGDVQRIQPDGSAFASLYDFHAESSAALALRRDNWEVMGERLNQEESLLVRLDFEQASPSRWELPNLSQSSSVAEKASVIGCQWGRGRWPGKQAIEFQNVNDRVRLDVPGEYDSLTLSAWVRVQGLDRELNSLFMSDGFVEESIHWLLRDDGVLGMTVVGDQPGDYQIVASPPVVELNDIGRWIHLAVVIDGRSRRVSHFVNGQEVDREALMIEPPYRVGPSELGNWSARGFPEDDPFMIRNFSGSMDEFCLFSRALAPEEIEKLYQEGRPDLDLLAFRR is encoded by the coding sequence ATGAAGCTCGCATTTCCGTCTCCAGAATTTGATGACGCGGTGGCGTCGGTTTGCCACGGCGAGGCCGACGAGGCTCTGTGCCGGGCCCTGAATGAGCTGTTGCGAAACGATGCGTCAGCGCTCGATGAATACATCTTGCGGACCGAACTGCATTCGCGGCTGGGGTCCGATGAGGACTTGTTCGTCCCCGCGAACCAGCTCGCGTCAGAGGAGACCGAAAGCGAGGAGCTAAGGTTTCGCGAGAGGGGAGACCTCGATTCCGACGCGTCGCCGAAGCGTCAGCTATGGTGGGCTTGGGGAGTTGTGGCGGCCTTGCTGGCGCTTGCCGCTTTGGGCGTCTGGCAAAGCGGGATTCGCGAGCAAGCGCCTGTTTCGCAAGTCGGCAGCCAAGCGGTAGCGATGCTGGACCGTACGGTTCGCGCTCGATGGGCGGATGCAGAAAAGCATCCTGTGGCGGGCGATCCTCTGGAGCCGGGGTGGCTGACGCTCGAGTCGGGCCTTGCTCAGATCGTTTTTTACAAAGGGGCCCGTTTGATCGTGGAAGGGCCCGCGGAGATCAACCTCCTCGCCCCGAACCACGTTTCCGTACGAAAGGGTAAGATCACTGCTGACATACCATCGCAGTCGAGCGGATTTCGCATCGATGGACCGCATGCCAGCGTCGACGCCGCTGTGGCAAACGTTGGCTTTGAGGCGGAGGGCAGCGGGACAGCAGTTCACGTGTTCTCCGGCCAGGCCGCGGTGCGTCCAGGGAACGCTTCTGCCGAGGAATCTGTCGAAAGCGGTATCGGAATTTTGGTGACGGAGACAGGGGATGTTCAACGGATACAGCCCGACGGCTCCGCGTTCGCGTCTCTCTATGATTTTCACGCGGAATCCTCCGCGGCTCTGGCGCTGCGCCGGGACAACTGGGAGGTGATGGGCGAGCGGCTGAATCAAGAGGAGTCGCTGCTGGTACGGCTGGATTTCGAGCAAGCGAGCCCGTCGCGTTGGGAATTGCCCAACCTGTCCCAGTCAAGTTCGGTGGCGGAAAAGGCGTCAGTGATTGGGTGCCAGTGGGGCAGGGGACGCTGGCCCGGAAAGCAAGCCATCGAGTTTCAAAACGTGAACGATCGGGTGCGGCTGGACGTGCCGGGCGAATACGATTCTCTGACCCTTTCGGCTTGGGTGCGGGTGCAGGGATTGGATCGCGAATTGAATTCCCTTTTCATGAGCGACGGCTTCGTGGAAGAGTCGATCCACTGGTTGCTTCGCGACGACGGTGTGCTGGGGATGACCGTGGTCGGGGACCAGCCGGGAGACTACCAGATCGTTGCCAGCCCTCCGGTGGTCGAACTAAATGACATTGGAAGATGGATACATCTCGCAGTTGTCATTGATGGTCGCTCCCGTCGTGTTTCACATTTCGTGAATGGGCAGGAGGTCGATCGCGAAGCTTTGATGATCGAGCCGCCGTACCGCGTCGGTCCCTCGGAGCTGGGCAATTGGTCGGCTCGCGGGTTTCCCGAGGACGACCCGTTTATGATTCGCAACTTCAGCGGTTCGATGGACGAATTTTGCCTTTTCAGCCGAGCGCTCGCTCCGGAGGAAATCGAGAAACTTTACCAGGAAGGCCGACCGGACTTGGACCTTTTGGCCTTTCGAAGGTGA
- a CDS encoding glycoside hydrolase family 2 TIM barrel-domain containing protein produces the protein MTKTRRSLFRASLAGCFVSILATLSRAAFPSAEPDPINFGWRFAEGENAKAMQPGFDDSTWEAVDLPHDWAIHKNFDPEGDPNTAKLEWKGEGWYRKTFKLPADARGKRLQFLFDGVMANPTVYLNGEAVGSWIYGYNSFHIDATDAANFGGENVLAVHVDTQAHHSRWYPGAGIYRKVSMRLVDPVHIPYWGVAVTTPRVEGDEASVQVDVELANETGKAQSAEVVVEILDPLGEVVRAETRAVEVPVAGIKATLQFELDAVKRWDVEHPYLYTAKTAILADAGMSDNLDTNFGIRTYEWTADDGFHLNGRRVDLQGVNEHHTHGMLGAAFFPRAVERKFEILRDMGVNALRTSHNPEAPEVLELCDRLGIVVFNELYDKWDRTGGVDVDTATFVNEYAEREVRNFVRRDRNHPSVMLWSVANEDGAVLTNRDGKSAEHVAKMVSYFEKYDNTRPTTMGCHVASGARREWGIFEALDSSGWNYSQRYMNFRKNYPEKPIIYSETASAFGTRGHYELDLPESKIDFGDDGFQNGFILTAAPWGDIPEHEFERMRKHRFLNGDFVWTGFDYLGEPTPARGVNSPPELKLEARSSYFGIVDLAGLPKDTFYLYRSQWNKAERTVRLSPHWNWSEGDQVPAIIYTDGDEAELFLNGRSIGRKSKVDPDQMQTANIAYQKTSYASSSQVVQDQGGNVLTDNTTDKAFDGNPNTRWAAADGTTPQFLKVDLGEERSFKQIRIQWESAAEIYDYAVLISSDDENWTPVGGEESRIGELTTIEFDWVDARFVKLEVNEIEGNRWASVRELEVLDKETANRNPYYDVVDAYRIRFFDIPYEPGELKVVAYRDGQRIGEDVVQTAGPPATLELTPDRRVMKADGMDLCYVAIKLLDDEGRLCPWAMDELSFETEGAATFMGVANGNSIGFDALTDETHPLFYGQAVAVLRSKPGEAGRATLTVKAEGYPEAKAELLFAE, from the coding sequence ATGACAAAGACGCGTCGATCCCTCTTTCGCGCCAGCTTAGCTGGCTGTTTCGTTTCAATCCTGGCAACGCTGTCGAGAGCCGCGTTTCCCTCCGCCGAGCCGGATCCCATCAATTTCGGGTGGCGCTTCGCGGAAGGGGAAAACGCCAAGGCGATGCAGCCGGGCTTCGACGATTCGACCTGGGAAGCGGTCGACTTGCCGCACGATTGGGCGATCCACAAGAATTTCGATCCGGAGGGCGATCCGAATACCGCAAAGCTGGAATGGAAGGGCGAGGGCTGGTACCGCAAGACTTTCAAGCTGCCCGCCGACGCCCGCGGGAAGCGGTTGCAGTTTCTCTTCGACGGCGTGATGGCCAACCCGACGGTCTACCTCAATGGCGAGGCAGTCGGATCATGGATCTATGGATACAACTCCTTCCATATCGATGCGACCGATGCGGCGAACTTCGGCGGCGAAAACGTGCTGGCGGTGCATGTGGATACCCAAGCTCACCACTCGCGCTGGTATCCGGGGGCAGGCATCTATCGCAAGGTCTCGATGCGTCTGGTCGATCCGGTGCACATTCCCTACTGGGGAGTCGCGGTCACGACGCCCCGAGTCGAGGGCGATGAAGCGTCGGTGCAGGTTGACGTGGAGTTGGCGAACGAAACCGGAAAGGCTCAATCCGCTGAGGTCGTGGTGGAAATCTTGGACCCGCTGGGCGAGGTAGTGCGAGCGGAAACCCGAGCGGTAGAGGTGCCGGTCGCTGGAATCAAAGCAACTCTCCAATTCGAGCTCGATGCGGTCAAGCGCTGGGACGTGGAGCACCCGTACCTTTACACGGCGAAGACCGCTATACTCGCCGATGCAGGAATGTCAGACAACTTGGATACGAATTTTGGCATCCGCACTTACGAATGGACGGCCGACGACGGGTTTCACCTTAACGGGCGACGCGTGGACTTGCAGGGGGTGAACGAGCACCACACGCATGGCATGCTGGGAGCGGCGTTTTTTCCGCGAGCGGTGGAGCGCAAGTTCGAGATCCTGCGGGACATGGGCGTCAACGCCCTGCGCACTTCGCACAATCCGGAAGCGCCGGAAGTTTTGGAGCTGTGCGACCGTTTGGGAATCGTCGTCTTCAACGAGCTCTACGACAAGTGGGATCGTACCGGCGGGGTGGATGTGGATACGGCGACCTTCGTCAACGAGTACGCGGAACGCGAGGTGCGCAACTTCGTGCGACGCGATCGCAACCATCCGTCGGTGATGCTTTGGTCGGTGGCCAACGAGGATGGCGCAGTGCTGACCAACCGCGATGGGAAGTCGGCGGAGCACGTGGCCAAGATGGTCTCGTATTTCGAAAAGTACGACAACACCCGTCCCACCACCATGGGCTGTCACGTGGCGAGCGGAGCCCGACGCGAGTGGGGAATCTTCGAGGCGCTCGACAGCTCTGGTTGGAACTACTCCCAGCGCTACATGAACTTCCGCAAGAACTACCCCGAGAAGCCGATCATCTACAGCGAAACCGCATCGGCCTTCGGCACCCGCGGCCACTACGAGCTGGATCTGCCCGAGTCGAAGATCGATTTCGGCGACGACGGATTTCAGAACGGCTTCATCCTGACCGCTGCTCCTTGGGGAGACATCCCGGAGCATGAATTCGAGCGCATGCGCAAGCACCGTTTTCTCAATGGCGACTTCGTTTGGACCGGGTTCGACTACCTCGGCGAACCGACGCCCGCTCGTGGCGTGAATTCGCCGCCAGAGCTGAAACTCGAGGCTCGCAGCAGCTATTTTGGCATCGTCGATCTGGCGGGACTGCCGAAGGACACTTTCTACCTCTACCGCAGCCAGTGGAACAAGGCGGAACGCACGGTGCGCCTTTCCCCGCACTGGAACTGGTCGGAGGGCGATCAGGTGCCGGCCATCATCTATACCGATGGCGACGAGGCGGAGCTGTTTCTCAATGGCCGAAGCATCGGGCGGAAGTCGAAGGTCGACCCCGATCAGATGCAGACCGCGAATATCGCGTATCAGAAAACCAGTTACGCTAGCAGCTCGCAGGTGGTGCAGGACCAAGGTGGAAACGTGTTGACGGACAATACCACCGACAAGGCCTTCGACGGAAATCCGAACACGCGCTGGGCCGCTGCGGATGGGACCACGCCGCAGTTTCTGAAGGTAGACCTGGGAGAAGAGCGTTCCTTTAAGCAGATCCGTATCCAGTGGGAGAGCGCAGCGGAGATCTACGACTACGCGGTCTTGATCTCGAGCGATGATGAAAACTGGACCCCAGTGGGCGGCGAGGAGAGCCGTATCGGCGAGCTCACTACTATCGAGTTCGATTGGGTTGACGCCCGCTTCGTGAAGCTGGAGGTGAACGAGATCGAAGGAAACCGCTGGGCGAGCGTGCGGGAGCTTGAGGTTTTGGATAAGGAGACGGCCAACCGAAATCCCTACTACGACGTTGTCGACGCCTATCGTATCCGCTTTTTCGATATTCCCTACGAGCCTGGCGAACTGAAGGTCGTGGCCTATCGTGACGGACAGCGGATTGGCGAGGACGTGGTCCAGACGGCAGGGCCCCCGGCAACGCTGGAGCTCACGCCCGACCGAAGGGTCATGAAGGCGGATGGTATGGATCTCTGCTACGTGGCGATCAAGCTGCTCGACGACGAGGGCCGCCTGTGTCCTTGGGCCATGGACGAGCTTAGTTTCGAGACCGAAGGGGCTGCCACCTTCATGGGGGTCGCCAACGGAAACTCGATCGGCTTCGACGCCCTCACGGACGAGACCCATCCCTTGTTCTACGGACAAGCGGTCGCGGTGCTGCGGAGCAAACCCGGTGAGGCCGGACGAGCGACGCTCACGGTGAAAGCGGAAGGCTATCCAGAGGCGAAGGCCGAGCTGCTTTTCGCCGAATGA
- a CDS encoding glycoside hydrolase family 88 protein — protein sequence MRSSLLFTLTLGLAAFGSAEPINTAQQILTRPDSVKEIMLRVADYQERDFGGQIRTDWKAGTYYSGLYAAYQATGDEDFRRQAIAWCENADWELSENHFFADDICAAQTFLDVYLDEKDPEMIADTVAALEPYFTQETIRREQLGHAVWRDESRPFTGRNVWWWCDSLYMAPPVLTRLYSATGDQRYLDLLNDFYWDTVDFLYKEDDGLFARDETYFDKKTPNGNPVYWSRGNGWVYAGLIRLLDHLPEDDPHRQDYIDLFVEMTRALVDLQQEDGLWRPALNDPDWKPSKESSGTSFFTYGLLGGINRGFLDKQAYLPVALKAWEGLVGCINTDGRLGYAQLVAGGPAHVRPSDSIDYAHGAFLLAASELYKMDLDNQDFAALEDPYEIKTLARDGVWTWFNDERVLYDGAGLYIGSIDSEGVSRIDYYSTILTQSPFAYQPMPLSSWKSKDDHNNPAIIELETGDLLAAYSKHHLEPVWYTRHGKKKGPDNWRTVEWSEEQAIEAPAYTTYNNLVQLSEENGRVFNFMRVIGWNPTLVLSEDNGKTWSEPIELVRSGNDRTRPYVKYSNNGQDRIDLIFTDAHPRKDHENNVYHMYYQDGAFHKSDGSLIRTLEDIKEQPLVPSEATLIYDGTEAGRGWVWDLEYDENGHPVVAFINSVDNEIGNDLRYRIARWDDASKKWTQRQIAYAGTHLYDREEHYAGGIAIDPQNTDQIYLSTDVDPATGKPNATGRYQMFRGTYQDGSWTFQQLTHDAQVDNIRPIVPRDHDFDKIALWVRGRYTTYEDYDTAIVGILEKSDSD from the coding sequence ATGCGAAGTTCACTGTTGTTCACACTCACCCTCGGCCTCGCCGCCTTCGGTTCCGCCGAGCCTATCAATACCGCTCAGCAAATCCTCACCCGTCCCGACTCGGTCAAGGAGATCATGCTCCGCGTCGCCGACTACCAGGAGCGCGACTTCGGCGGTCAAATTCGCACCGACTGGAAAGCGGGCACCTACTACTCCGGCCTCTACGCCGCGTATCAGGCCACGGGTGACGAAGACTTTCGCCGCCAAGCCATCGCCTGGTGCGAAAACGCGGACTGGGAGCTCTCGGAAAACCACTTCTTCGCCGACGACATCTGCGCTGCCCAAACTTTCCTCGACGTCTACCTCGACGAGAAGGATCCCGAAATGATCGCCGACACCGTGGCGGCGCTCGAGCCCTACTTCACCCAGGAGACCATTCGCCGCGAGCAGCTCGGCCACGCTGTCTGGCGCGACGAAAGCCGCCCCTTCACCGGTCGAAACGTCTGGTGGTGGTGCGACTCCCTCTACATGGCCCCGCCAGTGCTCACCCGTCTGTATTCAGCGACCGGAGACCAGCGCTACCTCGACCTGCTGAACGATTTCTATTGGGATACGGTCGACTTCCTCTACAAGGAAGACGACGGCCTCTTCGCTCGCGACGAAACCTACTTCGATAAGAAGACGCCCAACGGCAATCCCGTCTACTGGTCCCGCGGAAACGGTTGGGTCTACGCGGGCTTGATCCGCCTTCTCGACCACTTGCCCGAAGACGATCCCCACCGCCAGGACTACATCGACCTCTTCGTCGAAATGACCCGCGCCCTCGTCGACCTGCAGCAGGAAGACGGCCTCTGGCGCCCTGCCCTCAACGATCCGGACTGGAAACCGTCGAAGGAAAGCAGCGGCACCTCCTTCTTCACCTACGGCCTGCTCGGCGGCATCAACCGCGGCTTCCTCGACAAGCAAGCCTACCTGCCCGTAGCGCTCAAAGCCTGGGAAGGCCTCGTCGGTTGCATCAACACCGACGGCCGCCTCGGCTACGCCCAGCTCGTCGCCGGGGGCCCTGCCCACGTTCGCCCCAGCGATTCCATCGACTACGCCCACGGCGCCTTCCTGCTGGCCGCTAGCGAACTCTACAAGATGGACCTGGACAACCAAGACTTCGCGGCGCTGGAAGATCCCTACGAAATCAAGACGCTCGCCCGCGACGGCGTCTGGACCTGGTTCAACGACGAACGCGTGCTCTACGACGGAGCCGGCCTCTACATCGGTTCCATCGACTCGGAAGGCGTCAGCCGAATCGACTACTACAGCACCATTCTCACCCAAAGCCCCTTCGCCTACCAGCCCATGCCCCTGAGTAGCTGGAAGAGCAAGGACGACCACAACAACCCCGCCATCATCGAGCTCGAAACCGGCGACCTGCTCGCCGCCTACTCCAAGCACCACCTCGAGCCCGTGTGGTACACCCGCCACGGCAAAAAGAAAGGGCCCGACAATTGGCGCACCGTGGAATGGTCCGAGGAACAAGCCATCGAAGCCCCCGCCTACACGACCTACAACAACCTCGTGCAGCTCTCGGAAGAGAACGGACGCGTCTTCAACTTCATGCGGGTAATCGGCTGGAACCCGACCCTAGTGCTTTCCGAAGACAACGGAAAAACGTGGAGCGAACCTATCGAGCTCGTGCGCTCGGGCAACGACCGGACCCGCCCCTACGTCAAGTACAGCAACAACGGCCAAGACCGCATCGACCTCATCTTCACCGACGCCCACCCGCGCAAGGACCACGAAAACAACGTCTACCACATGTACTACCAGGACGGCGCCTTCCACAAGAGCGACGGCAGCCTCATCCGCACCTTGGAAGACATAAAAGAGCAGCCGCTGGTCCCCTCCGAAGCCACCCTCATCTACGACGGCACCGAAGCCGGTCGCGGCTGGGTATGGGATCTTGAATACGACGAGAATGGACACCCAGTCGTCGCCTTCATAAACTCCGTGGATAACGAAATCGGCAACGACCTGCGCTACCGCATCGCCCGCTGGGACGACGCATCCAAAAAGTGGACACAACGCCAAATCGCCTACGCCGGCACCCACCTCTACGACCGCGAGGAACACTACGCCGGCGGCATCGCCATCGACCCGCAGAACACCGACCAAATCTATCTCTCCACCGACGTCGACCCCGCCACCGGAAAGCCCAACGCCACCGGCCGCTACCAGATGTTCCGGGGAACCTACCAAGACGGCTCTTGGACCTTCCAGCAGCTCACTCACGACGCCCAGGTCGATAACATCCGTCCCATCGTCCCGCGCGATCACGACTTCGACAAAATCGCCCTCTGGGTGCGCGGGCGCTACACCACCTACGAAGACTACGACACCGCCATCGTCGGCATCCTCGAAAAGTCCGACAGCGACTAG
- a CDS encoding sigma-70 family RNA polymerase sigma factor, translated as MVESGKQGDDALERQRFLSLFLRSEREIFRYVAALVPNASDAEDIVQQTAIALWEKFDSYDSTRPFTPWACRFALNKARQWTERRKRWQALLENGLAEEIVARREELKPQLERRLSRLEGCLEKLPEDKRSLVEGYYYKRQTIEALAEASGRTVEATYKALQRVRQSLQMCIEGANRTEGAT; from the coding sequence ATGGTTGAATCTGGAAAGCAGGGCGACGACGCGTTGGAGCGGCAGCGATTCCTTTCGCTTTTTCTGCGAAGCGAGAGGGAAATCTTCCGCTACGTGGCGGCCCTAGTGCCCAATGCTTCCGACGCGGAGGATATCGTCCAGCAGACGGCCATCGCCCTTTGGGAGAAGTTCGATTCCTACGACTCGACCCGACCGTTCACCCCGTGGGCCTGTCGTTTCGCCCTCAATAAAGCCCGTCAGTGGACGGAGCGACGCAAGCGCTGGCAGGCGTTGCTAGAGAATGGCCTGGCCGAGGAAATCGTGGCCCGACGTGAGGAGCTGAAGCCGCAGTTGGAGCGTCGCTTGAGCCGGTTGGAGGGCTGTTTGGAAAAGCTTCCCGAGGACAAGCGGTCCTTGGTGGAAGGCTATTACTACAAGCGCCAAACTATCGAGGCCTTGGCGGAAGCGTCGGGGCGGACAGTGGAAGCGACTTATAAGGCCTTGCAGCGCGTACGCCAGTCGTTGCAAATGTGCATCGAGGGCGCGAATCGGACGGAGGGGGCGACATGA